One window from the genome of Pelodictyon luteolum DSM 273 encodes:
- the cas2 gene encoding CRISPR-associated endonuclease Cas2 yields MLVLVTYDVNTETPAGRRRLRRIAKTCQNYGQRVQFSVFECNVDPAQWVKLRAKLMQEMNPAHDSLRFYFLGSNWQNRIEHEGAKEPRDLEGPLIL; encoded by the coding sequence ATGCTGGTACTTGTAACCTATGACGTCAATACAGAAACGCCTGCCGGCAGGCGAAGGTTACGCAGGATTGCTAAAACTTGCCAGAACTATGGGCAACGAGTTCAGTTTTCCGTTTTTGAATGCAATGTCGATCCGGCACAATGGGTAAAACTCCGTGCAAAGCTGATGCAGGAAATGAATCCTGCCCATGACAGCCTGCGATTTTATTTTCTCGGTTCAAACTGGCAGAATCGTATTGAACACGAAGGAGCAAAAGAACCGCGCGACCTTGAAGGACCGCTAATTTTATAA
- the cas1c gene encoding type I-C CRISPR-associated endonuclease Cas1c has protein sequence MKKLLNTLFVTTQGAYLSKEGECAVIKIDKVEKVRLPLHMLDGIICFGQITCSPFLMGHCAANGVTVTFLTEYGKFLCQVQGPTKGNILLRRAQYRQADNYLQSAMLARSFVIGKIGNSRVTLARALRDHPDKIDCEKMHYAQQLLAGCIKKLGNETDQERIRGIEGEAARIYFEVFDQCITSSDPLFCFNGRNRRPPVDRVNCLLSFLYTLVTHDIRSALESCGLDPAAGFLHKDRPGRPSLALDMLEEFRSYIADRMALSLINRGQIHANDFTVSATGAVLMKDDARKTLLTAYQKRKQDEIEHPFIREKMAVGLIWHMQAMLLARYIRGDIDMYPPFVWR, from the coding sequence CGCAAGGAGCATATCTGTCGAAAGAAGGAGAGTGTGCGGTAATAAAAATCGATAAGGTTGAAAAGGTACGGCTGCCCCTTCATATGCTTGACGGAATTATCTGCTTCGGGCAGATAACCTGCAGCCCATTTCTCATGGGTCACTGCGCAGCCAATGGCGTAACCGTAACGTTCCTTACCGAATACGGCAAGTTCCTCTGTCAGGTACAGGGGCCAACAAAAGGCAACATTCTGCTCAGGCGTGCACAGTACAGGCAAGCTGATAACTATCTGCAGTCGGCCATGCTTGCCCGATCGTTCGTCATCGGGAAAATCGGTAATAGTAGAGTTACGCTAGCAAGAGCCCTGCGGGACCACCCCGATAAGATCGATTGCGAAAAGATGCATTATGCTCAGCAACTGCTGGCAGGCTGTATAAAAAAGCTTGGAAATGAAACCGATCAGGAGCGAATCAGAGGCATCGAGGGTGAAGCTGCAAGAATATATTTCGAGGTATTCGACCAGTGCATTACCTCTTCTGATCCGTTGTTCTGCTTCAATGGCCGGAACCGTCGGCCGCCGGTTGACCGGGTAAACTGCCTGCTGTCGTTTCTCTATACCCTTGTGACGCACGATATCCGATCTGCACTTGAGTCATGCGGGCTCGATCCTGCAGCGGGTTTTCTGCATAAAGACCGACCCGGCCGCCCGAGCCTTGCGCTCGATATGCTGGAAGAGTTCCGTTCCTATATAGCCGACAGAATGGCATTGTCGCTGATTAACCGGGGACAGATTCATGCGAATGATTTCACAGTATCCGCAACTGGCGCTGTGCTGATGAAAGACGATGCAAGAAAAACATTACTAACGGCTTACCAAAAAAGAAAACAGGACGAAATAGAGCATCCTTTTATAAGAGAGAAAATGGCTGTAGGACTGATTTGGCATATGCAGGCTATGTTGCTGGCCCGTTATATCCGAGGGGATATCGATATGTACCCACCCTTTGTCTGGAGATGA